Proteins encoded within one genomic window of Lysinibacillus louembei:
- a CDS encoding MazG-like family protein, whose product MNIFEYQQWVTEFYKKRNWYELSPFIRVNFLTEEVGEVSRAIRTIEIGRDRPDETALTKAEQIDNLKEELGDVLDNLFVLADKYDIDLTEIMLSHKEKLTSRYK is encoded by the coding sequence ATGAATATATTCGAATACCAGCAATGGGTTACAGAGTTTTATAAAAAGCGTAATTGGTATGAATTAAGCCCATTTATTCGTGTAAATTTTTTAACAGAAGAGGTTGGCGAAGTTTCTCGAGCCATTCGCACAATTGAGATTGGGCGTGACCGTCCAGATGAAACAGCTCTAACAAAAGCTGAGCAAATCGATAATTTAAAGGAAGAACTCGGCGATGTACTTGATAACCTTTTCGTTCTAGCTGATAAATACGATATCGATTTAACAGAAATAATGCTTAGTCATAAAGAGAAGCTAACAAGTCGATATAAATAG
- a CDS encoding response regulator: MKILVVDDSAFSQKITIKTLKSIYPDAVYETADDGVECIEKYESFLPNLVFLDLLMPNMTGQEAIVKLLEKFPEAKVIVLSADVQATVREEVLAAGALKFINKPINVDKLGEIQSLIER, from the coding sequence ATGAAGATACTTGTTGTTGATGATTCTGCATTTTCTCAAAAAATAACTATAAAAACGTTAAAATCGATATATCCTGATGCTGTATATGAAACTGCTGACGATGGTGTTGAATGTATAGAAAAATATGAGTCTTTCTTACCTAATTTAGTTTTTTTAGATTTATTAATGCCAAATATGACGGGGCAGGAGGCAATTGTTAAATTGCTTGAAAAATTCCCAGAGGCTAAAGTTATTGTACTTTCAGCAGATGTCCAAGCAACAGTACGTGAAGAAGTTTTGGCGGCTGGAGCATTAAAGTTTATTAATAAACCAATAAATGTTGACAAGCTTGGTGAAATCCAGTCATTGATAGAAAGGTGA
- a CDS encoding chemotaxis protein CheC translates to MLTTTQEDILKELYNVFVGEAASLLSEILQKRIYLSVPEVELLTISDLSAEDRENLIPILNGTILSTSLKFGNVFSGRAEFIFPTEQIKYVTALCLGEEYTMEAEESSFSDEDFDVVKEIGNIILNAIMGGMGSLLNMKLDYDVPQVVLHEQGEFSKTFFNTKESNILLLYVNFGVDESEVMGLILIKFSLESIEFLIQKVDEISRDADE, encoded by the coding sequence GTGCTTACGACTACACAAGAAGACATATTAAAAGAATTGTATAACGTATTTGTTGGTGAGGCGGCTAGCTTGCTGTCAGAAATTCTTCAAAAAAGAATTTACTTATCTGTTCCAGAGGTAGAGTTGTTAACAATTAGTGATTTAAGTGCTGAAGATAGAGAAAATTTAATTCCTATTTTGAATGGAACGATTTTGTCTACTTCGTTAAAATTTGGAAACGTTTTCTCGGGAAGAGCAGAATTTATTTTTCCAACTGAGCAAATTAAGTATGTGACTGCACTTTGTTTAGGTGAAGAATATACGATGGAAGCTGAGGAATCCTCTTTTAGTGATGAGGATTTTGATGTTGTGAAAGAAATCGGCAATATTATATTGAATGCAATAATGGGAGGTATGGGTAGCCTGCTTAACATGAAGCTAGACTACGATGTGCCGCAAGTTGTTTTGCATGAGCAAGGGGAGTTTAGCAAAACATTTTTTAACACAAAAGAAAGCAATATACTGTTGTTGTATGTGAATTTTGGTGTAGATGAGTCTGAAGTAATGGGCCTTATTTTAATAAAATTCTCATTGGAATCTATTGAATTTTTAATACAAAAAGTGGACGAGATTAGTAGGGACGCAGATGAATAA
- a CDS encoding sensor domain-containing diguanylate cyclase: protein MNNLYLTIINQLDNGIILLDEHLNIQLWNDWLKKFTGQDEGDVKGQQVTQVIPRLNKEIYIQMFEKALWNKQKNFCSAAMHEYFIDCERKSECTKKMRQNMLIRHIELDNKIYIMLEIHDVTNHYERIRKLNKSLQNSIGFTKSLKRFAFYDSLTNLPNRKFIIDRIESLTEQEDAVFTLFFLDLNGFKSVNDSMGHTQGDQLLQMIAERCHQLTDEQSVFARLGGDEFVLLVENISSVEQHNEQIAKIHELLVEPFIIEDKAVSISTSIGYACFPQDGVTVKQLINIADRQMYLHKQKVNNKA, encoded by the coding sequence ATGAATAATTTATATTTAACGATTATTAACCAGTTAGACAATGGTATTATTTTGCTTGATGAGCATTTAAATATCCAATTATGGAATGACTGGTTGAAAAAGTTTACAGGTCAAGATGAAGGCGATGTTAAAGGCCAGCAAGTAACGCAGGTTATTCCGCGATTGAATAAAGAAATATACATTCAAATGTTTGAAAAAGCTCTGTGGAATAAGCAAAAGAACTTTTGCTCTGCTGCTATGCATGAATATTTTATAGATTGTGAACGCAAGAGTGAATGCACAAAGAAAATGCGCCAAAATATGTTAATACGGCATATTGAATTGGATAATAAAATATATATTATGCTAGAAATTCATGATGTGACCAATCATTATGAGCGAATTCGTAAGTTGAATAAATCCTTACAAAATTCAATAGGATTTACAAAAAGTCTAAAGCGTTTTGCATTTTATGATAGTTTAACGAATTTACCAAATAGAAAATTTATTATTGATCGAATTGAAAGTCTGACTGAACAGGAAGATGCTGTATTCACGTTATTTTTCTTAGACTTAAATGGATTTAAGTCTGTCAATGATAGCATGGGACATACACAAGGAGATCAGTTATTGCAAATGATTGCAGAGCGATGTCACCAGTTGACAGATGAACAATCTGTTTTTGCCCGCTTAGGTGGAGATGAATTTGTGCTATTAGTTGAAAATATTTCTTCTGTTGAGCAGCATAATGAGCAAATTGCAAAAATTCATGAACTATTAGTGGAGCCGTTTATTATTGAAGACAAGGCCGTTTCTATTTCTACAAGCATTGGTTATGCCTGTTTCCCACAAGATGGCGTAACAGTTAAACAACTAATAAATATAGCGGATCGCCAAATGTATTTGCATAAGCAAAAAGTGAATAATAAAGCATAA
- a CDS encoding RNHCP domain-containing protein, which produces MSRLKENTAFQCENCQAYVQPLTNGSFRNHCPFCLYSKHLDVKPGDRLSECRGLMKPIDLDYTSKKGYQLIHECIKCGKKQRNKIAIDTIQEDDIVSLMLKNSY; this is translated from the coding sequence TTGAGTAGATTAAAAGAAAATACCGCTTTTCAATGTGAAAATTGTCAAGCATATGTGCAGCCATTAACAAATGGCAGCTTTCGCAATCATTGCCCATTTTGCTTGTATTCAAAGCATTTGGATGTAAAGCCAGGCGATCGTTTAAGTGAGTGTCGAGGTTTAATGAAGCCAATTGACTTGGATTATACAAGTAAAAAAGGTTATCAACTTATACATGAGTGTATAAAATGTGGGAAAAAGCAACGCAATAAAATAGCAATTGATACAATACAAGAAGACGATATTGTGAGTTTGATGTTAAAGAATTCTTATTAA
- a CDS encoding GNAT family N-acetyltransferase → MLAAFKRYEGDSVPSSALKETAATVKRELDEGTIIFSLTEQNEIVAVVKCKLEADILYFSRLSVLPSAQRKGLATQLVHYIEQYATNRHLKYVTCKVRKSENGNVRLYTGLGYQIVEEDINRGVPTVTIEKSMI, encoded by the coding sequence ATACTTGCAGCATTCAAGCGTTATGAAGGTGACTCCGTTCCATCAAGTGCTTTAAAGGAAACTGCTGCGACCGTTAAAAGAGAGCTTGATGAAGGTACTATTATTTTTAGTTTGACAGAGCAAAATGAAATTGTTGCTGTTGTAAAATGCAAGTTAGAAGCAGATATATTGTATTTTTCACGACTATCTGTGCTCCCCTCTGCACAAAGAAAAGGGCTTGCCACACAGCTGGTTCATTATATAGAGCAGTATGCCACAAATCGACATTTGAAATATGTTACATGTAAAGTGCGCAAAAGCGAGAATGGTAATGTCCGTCTCTATACAGGGCTTGGCTATCAAATTGTTGAGGAGGATATTAACAGAGGTGTGCCAACTGTAACGATAGAAAAAAGCATGATATGA
- a CDS encoding cupin domain-containing protein, translated as MQHIQIEQLLQDKVKHAGKVAAGAGYDVMNIQLKAGESIAEHTAPGEVLIICRKGRVKFDVEGQITELDADALLMLEPNEKHSLEAVEDCEVVVVRLKK; from the coding sequence ATGCAACATATTCAAATAGAGCAGTTGTTACAGGACAAGGTGAAGCATGCAGGAAAAGTCGCGGCAGGAGCAGGCTACGATGTAATGAATATACAATTGAAAGCAGGCGAATCGATTGCAGAGCATACAGCACCTGGTGAGGTATTAATTATTTGTCGTAAAGGGCGTGTGAAATTTGATGTGGAAGGGCAAATAACAGAGCTTGACGCCGATGCGCTGTTAATGCTTGAGCCAAACGAAAAGCATAGTCTTGAAGCAGTAGAAGATTGTGAAGTTGTCGTGGTACGATTGAAAAAATAA
- a CDS encoding response regulator transcription factor: MAHILYIEDEVEIGEWVAKELTERGYEVTWLTSGEGAEQYVERVDVVVLDVMLPGLDGFSVGKRLKNRNGELPILMLSARTAVEDKLEGLSFADDYLTKPFHPDELMARVEVLLRRFQKNEAQLTIGHLTVYTKDMRIINQQTQEEIQLTGKQYYLFQYFIRHLNQILTKEQLYENVWGEAYIEGDKTLMVHIRYLREKIEMHPAQPTIIETIRGIGYRVKE, translated from the coding sequence ATGGCACATATATTATACATAGAAGATGAAGTAGAAATTGGTGAATGGGTAGCGAAGGAGCTGACAGAGCGCGGCTATGAGGTGACGTGGTTGACATCTGGTGAAGGTGCTGAGCAATATGTGGAGCGAGTAGATGTTGTTGTATTAGATGTGATGCTGCCGGGCTTGGATGGCTTTTCAGTAGGCAAGCGCTTGAAAAATCGAAATGGCGAGCTGCCAATTTTAATGCTTTCTGCACGTACGGCAGTTGAGGACAAGTTAGAAGGATTGAGCTTTGCAGACGATTATTTAACAAAGCCCTTTCATCCAGATGAATTAATGGCACGTGTCGAAGTGCTGTTAAGGCGCTTCCAAAAAAATGAGGCACAATTAACCATTGGGCATTTAACTGTATATACAAAGGATATGCGTATCATCAATCAGCAAACACAGGAGGAAATTCAGCTAACAGGTAAACAATACTATTTATTCCAATATTTTATTCGCCATTTAAATCAAATTTTAACGAAGGAACAGCTTTATGAAAATGTGTGGGGCGAGGCGTATATAGAAGGAGATAAAACATTGATGGTTCACATCCGCTATTTACGTGAAAAAATCGAAATGCACCCTGCACAGCCAACTATTATCGAGACGATCCGTGGCATTGGCTATCGGGTGAAAGAATGA
- a CDS encoding sensor histidine kinase, with protein sequence MKKLFNSLQAKYMLIIFTAIGLLWGIQITYSAVGIYWMNKNYDDETVDYTEVEKEWHEGANALEQASREQIQQYFAQWQAYLPQATMFWVDANGQLVEQMNVIEQIPAKWDAVTTAQYIKSHYGEDPFTVLAFLGQDAANGFVVIEIPREVFKVPMQKLHDRYGTLLMVSVLVGLLLFIVVSFLFFKGIRKRLMQLQEGMALRDMDGLPLQIEVKKKDEIGQLEQSFNQMVVELKESKQREQQEEQLRRELISNLSHDLRTPLTKVRAQAYSISKENLSVEGKQAVKALENSFVHIDHLMENLMSYTLLMASRFNYQPQEIDVVRFTREHLATWYPAFEKEGFTIDIELRAFTESKWLVDKIWLGRILDNLLQNVLRHAKDGRYIQVKTVETEQYQAIVLTDRGKGMQHLSDEKGAGIGLSIVDMMVKGMSLEWTIDTNEDGTMIQIKALKGYK encoded by the coding sequence ATGAAAAAACTATTTAATTCACTACAGGCGAAATATATGTTGATTATCTTTACCGCAATTGGCTTGCTTTGGGGAATTCAAATCACCTATTCTGCCGTTGGAATCTATTGGATGAATAAAAATTATGACGATGAAACAGTTGATTACACCGAAGTTGAAAAGGAATGGCATGAAGGAGCAAATGCATTAGAGCAAGCCTCTCGAGAGCAAATTCAGCAATATTTTGCACAATGGCAAGCCTACCTTCCACAAGCAACGATGTTTTGGGTGGATGCGAATGGACAATTAGTGGAGCAAATGAATGTTATAGAGCAGATCCCTGCCAAATGGGATGCTGTAACAACGGCACAATATATAAAGTCGCATTATGGGGAGGACCCATTTACAGTGCTCGCCTTTCTAGGGCAGGATGCAGCAAATGGCTTCGTCGTCATTGAGATACCGAGAGAGGTATTCAAAGTGCCTATGCAAAAATTACACGATCGTTATGGAACTTTACTAATGGTTAGTGTACTGGTAGGACTATTACTGTTTATCGTTGTATCATTTTTATTTTTCAAGGGTATTCGTAAGCGTTTAATGCAGCTACAGGAAGGGATGGCATTGCGCGATATGGACGGGCTGCCGTTACAAATTGAAGTGAAAAAGAAGGATGAAATTGGACAGCTTGAGCAAAGCTTTAATCAAATGGTAGTAGAGCTAAAGGAGAGCAAACAGCGTGAGCAGCAGGAGGAGCAGCTTCGCCGAGAATTAATTTCGAATTTATCCCATGATTTGCGCACACCTTTAACGAAAGTGCGAGCACAGGCCTATTCAATCAGTAAGGAGAATTTATCGGTGGAGGGCAAACAGGCAGTAAAAGCGTTGGAAAACTCCTTTGTTCATATTGACCATTTAATGGAAAATTTAATGTCCTACACATTGTTGATGGCAAGCCGTTTTAATTATCAGCCACAGGAAATCGATGTTGTGCGATTTACACGCGAGCATTTAGCTACATGGTATCCTGCCTTTGAAAAGGAAGGTTTTACGATTGATATTGAGTTAAGGGCTTTCACTGAGAGTAAATGGTTAGTGGACAAAATATGGTTGGGACGAATACTTGATAATTTACTACAAAATGTGCTACGTCATGCAAAGGATGGTCGCTATATTCAGGTGAAAACAGTGGAAACGGAGCAATATCAAGCGATCGTTTTAACAGACCGAGGCAAAGGAATGCAGCATCTATCCGATGAAAAAGGTGCAGGTATTGGTTTATCTATTGTTGATATGATGGTTAAAGGTATGAGCTTGGAATGGACAATTGATACAAATGAAGATGGGACGATGATTCAAATTAAAGCATTGAAAGGGTATAAATAG
- a CDS encoding ABC transporter ATP-binding protein → MEYIVETQKLTKKFSKDTAVSDLELRIPKGEIYGFLGPNGAGKTTTIRMLLGLMKPSAGNIRIFQKDLTKERIQILKKVGSLVENPSYYPHLTAYENLEAVRKILQVPKSRIDEVLEIVRLSDVANKKVKGFSLGMKQRLGIATALLSNPELLILDEPTNGLDPSGIIEIRNLIKRLPSEYGMTVLISSHLLSEIDQIATRVGIVAKGKLIFQDSIEAMRKHAQQKISIKVNDTEQAWRTLLGKGIQADYKNGLLALANTDDTYVAEAIRLLVQEGFSIYRVEEEKQSLEDIFLQMTGGNESI, encoded by the coding sequence ATGGAATATATCGTAGAAACGCAAAAATTAACAAAGAAATTTAGCAAGGATACAGCAGTCAGTGATTTGGAGTTGCGTATTCCAAAAGGTGAGATATACGGCTTCTTAGGACCGAATGGAGCAGGCAAAACGACAACGATTCGTATGCTGCTAGGGTTAATGAAGCCAAGTGCAGGGAATATCCGCATTTTCCAAAAGGATTTAACGAAGGAGCGTATCCAAATTTTAAAAAAGGTTGGCTCATTAGTTGAAAATCCATCGTATTATCCGCACTTAACAGCGTATGAAAATTTAGAGGCAGTACGGAAAATTTTACAAGTGCCAAAATCCCGTATTGATGAGGTGTTAGAAATTGTTCGCTTATCGGATGTTGCGAATAAAAAAGTAAAAGGCTTTTCGCTAGGCATGAAGCAACGTCTAGGAATTGCTACAGCACTTCTTAGCAATCCAGAATTATTAATTTTGGATGAACCGACGAACGGATTAGACCCTTCAGGTATTATCGAAATTCGCAATTTAATTAAGCGTTTGCCGAGCGAATATGGCATGACAGTGTTAATTTCAAGTCATTTGCTATCGGAAATTGATCAAATTGCAACGAGAGTTGGCATCGTTGCAAAAGGTAAATTAATTTTTCAAGATTCGATTGAAGCAATGCGTAAACATGCACAACAAAAAATATCGATAAAGGTAAATGATACAGAGCAAGCATGGCGCACATTGCTAGGAAAAGGGATACAAGCAGATTATAAAAATGGCTTACTAGCTCTTGCGAATACGGACGATACTTATGTGGCAGAAGCGATTCGTCTGCTTGTACAAGAGGGCTTTTCAATTTACCGCGTTGAAGAGGAAAAGCAATCGCTTGAGGATATTTTCTTGCAAATGACGGGAGGTAATGAAAGCATATGA
- a CDS encoding ABC transporter permease: MINYLIRSDLLKIKRKGFWLLTFLGPFGVVVMQMVNYGVRKDYLLQQSDDDWLYYLMNVHAFTPLALVLGIAILTSFMASVENETNAWKQLIALPVSKMTVYLSKFTVMALLLGVSSILLMLFSTAYGVFLNLGDAIPYEQLLQYSFYPYFAALPVLALQLWVATVSQNQGVPITTGIVGVILTYMAYSLPDWVIWKWPSLMNAWNEPLMNVWLGIGVGALLYIAGMLDFFRRDVK, from the coding sequence ATGATCAATTATTTGATTCGTTCCGATTTGTTGAAAATCAAGCGTAAAGGCTTTTGGTTATTAACATTTTTAGGTCCTTTCGGTGTCGTTGTAATGCAAATGGTCAATTATGGTGTACGCAAAGATTATTTATTGCAGCAAAGCGATGATGACTGGTTATATTATCTAATGAATGTCCATGCATTTACACCTTTGGCACTTGTATTAGGTATTGCAATTCTTACTTCCTTTATGGCGAGTGTCGAAAATGAAACGAATGCATGGAAGCAGCTGATTGCATTACCAGTTTCAAAAATGACGGTTTATTTATCAAAGTTCACGGTGATGGCTTTATTACTAGGTGTGTCATCAATACTGTTAATGCTGTTTAGCACAGCATATGGAGTTTTTTTAAATTTAGGCGATGCTATTCCTTATGAACAGCTACTGCAATATAGCTTCTATCCGTATTTTGCAGCATTGCCTGTACTAGCGTTGCAGCTATGGGTGGCAACGGTTAGCCAAAATCAAGGTGTGCCAATTACAACAGGGATTGTAGGTGTCATTTTGACTTATATGGCTTATTCATTGCCGGACTGGGTCATTTGGAAATGGCCATCGCTTATGAATGCATGGAATGAGCCGTTAATGAACGTTTGGTTAGGTATCGGGGTAGGCGCTTTATTATATATTGCAGGTATGCTGGATTTTTTCAGAAGGGATGTGAAGTAA